The following proteins are encoded in a genomic region of Phaeodactylum tricornutum CCAP 1055/1 chromosome 1, whole genome shotgun sequence:
- a CDS encoding predicted protein: protein MGKQTERGNVGWLSRRQSVASAVVVGCLTQSTCGWSGSTPSVASAFADFHATRRRMSLPYKHNAAATALRMVHNATVSSSSPANPLIYPSLESASPPAPRTGRRLPNDPRGTRKPRNKDSRNPVSAQTHRNTKGKSTTVQALTEHIAKPSDVSSRPNTFPKDPTNVSAVTARSTSTNPTRKKPSVHLPWKAGYHTSLKTQRRLQQAVQDASHRPGLTRATVALRTLLQSAPERCNAANVVCALTLSAKAMTEQTNDTFRTLFYDVTAVLSQLLKDDALSTRQLCNVAWAIAKHCDRDATLLPNFAHPSALSSDTVVGRAETWDLAKASLEDPDSQLDQLVDDLALMLAKKLSLSVSVAANVATPDEFSTAASTSGSSALLAKPGELSMASWAYGVLRQRKRPPGWKVGPQMGRVQSSRKSLAEPSDGFNFVKFEQWNSKMLVDECVDLDPPSATDILFDAISVALCAKDGAAIQDCKWSELANVAWAFASHGRSCSGPSADLLMLIANESSWRLNSNDKSARALSRDLAQIIWSLGILQADNFRLADGLTNVVAAVQSSQKLNHDDDYSPNSDGPMRDWSCTDIVQVALSLAHARLEELPLLRAAYAEALHRLESTTSIRSRTIRAHFQSWELGILLWAQARLHLKASEGQVFECFASAAVDELVAAMDDAGSLANIGIGSQEQANIAWALTVLQEDQSPNAIRLLSTIFADAAAACEKDGIIQLEHAHQLWQAYFLLQESSPPVVANVSHWFRDYLRDKWSLEKSRTKLSSARHRSLSQALDLMGIAHKNEHDEDIDVAIVLKKSAVWTHQTKRDGTEGVKLAVEFDGPNHFTRQRKPSNGSKPDVPRALGHTVLKYRLLKKQGWTVVRVPYYEFDKIPYWASMERQRYLQRLLKTHANLRFSQVDVSEYKAPVPNRETRFD, encoded by the coding sequence ATGGGAAAGCAAACGGAACGAGGGAACGTGGGTTGGCTATCGCGTCGCCAGTCCGTTGCGTCcgcggtcgtcgtcggatgCCTCACGCAATCGACCTGCGGCTGGTCTGGGTCGACCCCTAGTGTGGCCTCGGCCTTTGCAGACTTTCATGCGACCAGGAGGAGAATGTCTCTACCTTATAAACACAACGCTGCTGCTACAGCGCTACGAATGGTCCACAATGCTACTGTTTCTTCCAGTAGTCCTGCAAATCCCCTGATCTACCCCTCGTTGGAGTCAGCGTCGCCCCCGGCGCCACGGACCGGTCGTAGGCTCCCAAACGACCCCCGCGGTACAAGAAAACCACGGAATAAGGATTCGAGAAATCCTGTATCAGCCCAGACACACCGGAATACCAAAGGGAAGTCTACTACTGTCCAGGCACTCACCGAACATATTGCCAAACCATCCGATGTGTCGTCGAGACCGAACacgtttccaaaggatcCAACCAACGTATCGGCTGTGACTGCAAGATCCACGAGTACGAACCCAACCCGCAAGAAGCCCTCTGTACACCTACCCTGGAAGGCAGGCTACCACACATCGCTCAAAACACAGCGACGCCTGCAACAAGCCGTGCAGGATGCTTCCCATCGTCCAGGTCTGACACGAGCTACCGTAGCGTTGCGCACCTTACTACAAAGTGCACCGGAACGGTGTAATGCGGCCAATGTCGTCTGTGCCCTCACGCTCAGCGCCAAGGCTATGACGGAGCAAACGAACGATACCTTCCGGACTCTGTTCTACGACGTCACGGCCGTTCTGTCCCAGTTACTGAAGGATGACGCGCTCTCGACGCGCCAATTATGCAACGTGGCTTGGGCGATTGCCAAACACTGCGATCGGGATGCGACACTCTTGCCCAATTTTGCTCATCCATCCGCACTCTCGTCCGATACCGTCGTGGGACGAGCGGAAACGTGGGACTTGGCCAAAGCATCCTTGGAGGATCCCGATTCGCAATTGGATCAACTCGTCGATGATCTCGCACTGATGTTGGCTAAAAAATTGTCGCTGTCTGTCTCCGTGGCTGCGAACGTTGCCACGCCGGACGAGTTCTCCACCGCCGCGTCAACTTCCGGGTCGAGTGCTTTACTAGCCAAGCCGGGAGAACTCAGCATGGCCAGTTGGGCCTACGGTGTGTTGCGTCAACGCAAACGTCCACCGGGTTGGAAAGTAGGACCGCAAATGGGCCGTGTACAGTCGTCTCGCAAATCGCTAGCCGAACCGTCAGACGGCTTCAATTTTGTTAAATTTGAACAGTGGAACTCCAAAATGCTGGTCGACGAATGCGTGGATCTGGACCCTCCGAGTGCAACGGATATACTTTTTGATGCGATTTCCGTAGCGCTGTGCGCAAAGGACGGAGCGGCAATACAAGATTGTAAATGGAGTGAATTGGCCAACGTTGCCTGGGCGTTTGCCAGTCACGGACGCTCCTGCTCCGGCCCTTCCGCAGATTTATTAATGttgattgccaacgaaagCTCATGGAGGCTCAACTCGAACGACAAAAGCGCGCGAGCGCTCAGTCGAGATTTGGCTCAAATTATTTGGTCCCTGGGCATTTTGCAAGCGGATAACTTCCGCCTCGCCGATGGGTTGACCAATGTCGTCGCCGCAGTTCAATCGTCTCAGAAATTGAACCATGACGACGACTACAGTCCAAATAGTGATGGACCGATGAGGGATTGGAGCTGTACTGACATTGTCCAAGTTGCTCTATCGTTGGCGCACGCTCGGTTGGAGGAACTTCCGCTACTTCGTGCAGCGTATGCCGAAGCCTTGCACCGACTAGAGAGTACCACATCAATCCGAAGCCGTACGATTCGAGCGCATTTTCAATCGTGGGAATTGGGTATTCTACTTTGGGCACAGGCGCGTCTTCATCTGAAGGCTTCCGAAGGACAAGTTTTTGAGTGCTTCGCAAGTGCCGCTGTAGACGAACTGGTGGCGGCAATGGATGATGCTGGATCACTGGCAAATATCGGTATTGGATCACAAGAACAGGCTAATATTGCCTGGGCTTTGACCGTGCTCCAGGAGGATCAAAGTCCTAACGCCATTCGATTGTTGTCTACCATTTTTGCGGACGCTGCCGCCGCCTGCGAGAAAGATGGAATCATTCAACTAGAACACGCACATCAATTGTGGCAAGCATATTTCCTCTTGCAAGAATCTTCGCCGCCAGTGGTTGCGAACGTTTCACACTGGTTCCGAGACTACTTGAGAGATAAATGGAGCCTAGAAAAGTCTCGCACCAAGCTGAGCAGTGCTCGGCATCGTTCGCTGAGTCAAGCCCTAGATTTGATGGGGATTGCACACAAAAACGAGCACGACGAAGATATTGACGTGGCAATCGTGTTGAAGAAGAGCGCGGTTTGGACGCACCAAACCAAACGAGATGGAACGGAAGGGGTGAAGCTTGCCGTAGAGTTTGACGGTCCCAATCATTTTACGAGACAGCGCAAGCCCAGCAACGGGTCCAAACCCGACGTACCGCGAGCCCTTGGTCACACTGTGTTAAAATATCGTCTTTTGAAAAAACAGGGATGGACGGTAGTACGCGTTCCGTACTATGAATTCGATAAAATTCCCTATTGGGCGAGCATGGAAAGACAACGATACTTACAGCGTCTGCTGAAAACGCACGCAAATTTACGCTTTAGTCAAGTTGATGTTAGCGAATACAAAGCTCCAGTTCCCAATCGAGAGACTCGATTTGACTGA
- a CDS encoding predicted protein has protein sequence MYSSRGSTAPIAPVQPKILGEILLPDSKDYKLYCWKVRNGSSVRKGETVALAIHRDGSNGLGSSEAGAVSSSLPTSQTPSTATQPASSNRSQYKRPTKRRKHVVQSPDGDAETIMDEKPAADTKKASNATANNVAPATPLTPAPTSDSISASEKIPILATADGLVRMGRLEGIHQQHDVLIGFIEECTHPTVIDGLCAVCGKSVDKTKTPGEASHSEQSPQSDMSRVTVSGHTVTVSRAEGQRMAQQDAERLQKRKKLSLVLDLDHTLVHATNDTRAQQFCKSRDDVRTLILPMLRPNGEPRQPQHPEWTQHFVKMRPHVEVFLNEAQDQYEIGVYTAGTRDYAEQICILLCRHLLGVSRDQPEMDMLRYRIVKMEQALFQSTSCADPEEHEPTRASESLEAPLPSVDRSHENGGTNTLSDEAKHGVDPEEYDRAQASEPLEAPLSSVDLSHNNGLTNTTLPDEAEHAGSKRKRVTFGASPDEAKSDGPSAMNLEKLKTELREAQALEDKVLELRQRLFGSRIVSRTDVRDLGQNVKSLKRIFPCGGIMAVVMDDREDVWANAADILTVRKGEPPDNLLLVRPYHWSSFLGFADVNNASGADLSGESEAGDVETDEQLLWSLDILQRVHRRFYESDGSFLGALTQTVPDIVKQLRAETLHGAHLVFSGMVPLHRQQQQLESGDKVVPRPTVIRYAETLGAKVWSKVTPVLTHVVAAKDGTDKILAARKLPGCRIVKPGWLMECVWSLTRRDEGRYLLGDASPRFSELRTPLSEYSTAKENSSSELDDDSEDDDLAAQFESELMEEEEYV, from the coding sequence ATGTACAGCAGTAGGGGTTCTACGGCGCCAATCGCCCCAGTCCAGCCCAAAATTCTCGGTGAAATTCTGCTACCCGATTCAAAAGACTACAAATTGTACTGCTGGAAAGTACGGAATGGGTCTTCCGTACGAAAAGGAGAGACAGTGGCACTCGCAATCCACAGAGACGGCAGCAACGGCTTGGGCTCGTCTGAAGCGGGCGCAGTATCATCGTCTTTGCCAACATCCCAAACCCCATCTACTGCTACACAGCCAGCCTCCTCCAACAGATCGCAATATAAGCGACCGAcgaaacgaagaaaacacGTTGTACAATCACCTGATGGCGATGCCGAAACCATAATGGACGAGAAGCCTGCAGCGGATACAAAAAAGGCTTCGAATGCCACCGCCAACAACGTTGCTCCTGCCACACCGTTGACGCCTGCCCCTACTTCCGACTCAATTTCGGCGTCCGAGAAGATACCGATTCTGGCGACAGCGGATGGTTTGGTTCGCATGGGAAGATTAGAGGGAATTCATCAGCAACATGATGTTCTTATCGGTTTCATCGAGGAGTGTACCCATCCAACCGTTATAGACGGTCTTTGTGCCGTGTGTGGCAAGTCTGTAGACAAAACAAAGACACCGGGCGAAGCATCGCACTCGGAGCAATCGCCTCAGTCAGACATGTCACGGGTCACCGTTTCGGGACATACCGTCACTGTGTCGCGCGCGGAAGGTCAACGAATGGCACAACAAGATGCGGAGCGGCTACAAAAGCGAAAGAAGCTGTCGCTCGTTCTCGATCTCGATCATACTCTGGTACACGCTACAAACGATACTCGTGCCCAACAATTTTGCAAATCTCGGGACGATGTGCGAACTCTTATTCTACCAATGTTACGTCCCAATGGGGAACCGCGGCAGCCGCAACATCCCGAATGGACGCAACATTTTGTCAAGATGAGACCGCACGTGGAAGTATTCTTGAACGAAGCCCAGGACCAATACGAAATTGGTGTATATACTGCCGGAACAAGAGACTACGCCGAACAAATTTGCATTTTGCTGTGCCGGCACTTACTGGGGGTTTCGCGGGACCAGCCAGAAATGGATATGTTGCGATACCGGATTGTTAAAATGGAACAGGCACTTTTCCAGTCGACATCATGCGCGGACCCAGAGGAGCACGAACCTACTCGCGCATCCGAATCTCTTGAAGCACCACTACCAAGTGTGGATCGTTCGCACGAGAATGGTGGGACGAATACGCTATCCGACGAGGCAAAACACGGCGTGGACCCAGAGGAGTACGACCGTGCACAGGCATCCGAGCCCCTTGAAGCACCATTATCAAGTGTGGATCTTTCGCACAATAATGGTTTGACGAATACGACGTTACCCGACGAGGCAGAACACGCTGGATCTAAACGCAAACGAGTAACGTTTGGGGCTAGTCCAGATGAAGCCAAATCAGATGGCCCATCGGCAATGAATCTTGAAAAGCTCAAGACAGAGCTACGAGAAGCGCAAGCCCTGGAGGACAAGGTACTGGAACTGCGGCAGCGTTTGTTTGGGAGCCGAATAGTGTCTCGAACCGACGTTAGAGACTTGGGTCAGAATGTAAAAAGTTTGAAACGAATATTTCCTTGCGGTGGAATCATGGCGGTGGTAATGGATGATCGGGAAGATGTATGGGCCAATGCAGCAGACATTTTGACCGTTCGAAAGGGCGAACCACCCGACAATCTTTTGCTTGTACGACCTTATCATTGGAGTTCCTTTTTGGGGTTTGCGGACGTGAACAATGCTTCCGGTGCTGACCTGTCCGGAGAAAGTGAGGCGGGCGACGTCGAGACGGACGAGCAATTGTTGTGGTCACTCGATATTTTGCAGCGGGTTCACCGTCGCTTCTACGAATCGGATGGCAGCTTCCTTGGTGCTCTTACCCAGACGGTCCCCGATATCGTCAAGCAATTGCGAGCGGAAACACTGCATGGCGCGCATCTGGTATTTTCGGGAATGGTTCCGTTACaccgacagcaacagcaactaGAGTCCGGCGACAAAGTAGTTCCCCGACCGACCGTGATTCGCTATGCCGAAACGCTCGGGGCCAAGGTATGGTCCAAAGTTACACCTGTGCTCACCCACGTCGTGGCGGCGAAAGATGGAACTGACAAAATTTTGGCAGCGCGAAAGCTTCCGGGATGCAGGATTGTCAAGCCAGGGTGGTTGATGGAGTGCGTGTGGAGTTTGACGAGGCGAGACGAAGGCCGGTATTTGCTGGGTGATGCATCTCCGCGATTCTCGGAACTCCGCACACCACTGTCCGAGTATTCGACCGCTAAGGAAAATTCGTCTAGTGAACTTGACGATGAttcggaagatgacgacTTGGCCGCCCAATTTGAAAGCGAAttaatggaagaagaggaatACGTATAA
- a CDS encoding predicted protein, translating into MRIGLVPMTLFSLLASSVCQNHRGTVTAFSNTARTLTRRSTVARSAKDGGGGGAKKPKNAYAPTIVLPETAFSQRANAVIREPELQALWKETNLYHKLSSQAKEAGAERFVLHDGPPYANGDLHCGHALNKILKDFINRKQILNGKQVHYIPGWDCHGLPIELKVLQTMKSKEREALTPVTLREKAAEFAKETVEKQSVAFQRYGIFGDFEKPYLTLQPEFEAAQIRVFGEMFQKGYIFRGRKPVHWSPSSRTALAEAELEYPEGHVSKSIYVAFNVDTPSEVLASFHSTEEPLKVAIWTTTPWTMPANMAVAVNPELSYSVVQHEKTGKLLVATDLASSLARKFDLPEDETLDILATFPGKDLVGTIYKHPMYDRKSPVLAGGDYITTESGTGLVHTAPGHGQEDYLTGLKNGLEILSPVDDVGKFTIEAGERYVGMRVLAEGNLAMIDALQEAGSLLKAEDYGHKYPYDWRTKKPTIFRATDQWFASVAGFRDQALDAVEKVKWVPEVGKNRIRSFVDGRGDWCISRQRSWGVPIPVFYDKATGKEVLLNKDTLAHVQTLFAEHGSDCWWKMDESELLPEKFRAEADKWQKGTDTMDVWFDSGSSWAGVAQSRDELAYPADMYLEGSDQHRGWFQSSLLTSVANNNIAPYKTVLTHGFVLDEKGFKMSKSLGNVVDPLKVIEGGNNKKQDPAYGADVLRLWVANSDYSGDVLIGDNIIKQTFDSYRKLRNTARYLIGNLADFVPSDSTDSNAVAYDDLPSMDKWMLGRLSAVLRTVNEAMDDFQYQRAIQELLRFASADLSNFYLDVAKDRLYISAMDDARRRSCQTVLYACLEGFTKAISPILPHMAEDIWQNLPYQKSTDSVFEGGWPTNLMSYAEFDSQTWDLVRLVRDDVNKMLESARSDKLVGASLDAAAYIYVPDSEKKAILEKLVGDASLVAPPVKTNGVDELRTALMLSQIHLVENENDVREACEDKYVSSRDTSSGCIVGVGRAVGTKCARCWFYDEEVGNHSLTYADVCQRCNEAISSWEKKTGQAFVKPEETEAEQPVA; encoded by the exons ATGCGGATCGGTTTGGTCCCGATGACGCTGTTTTCTTTGCTCGCGTCGTCCGTTTGCCAGAACCATAGAGGAACCGTCACGGCCTTTTCGAATACTGCCCGTACCTTGACGCGTCGTTCCACCGTCGCTCGGAGTGCCAAAG ACGGCGGAGGCGGCGGCGCCAAGAAACCCAAGAATGCGTACGCTCCCACAATCGTCTTGCCCGAAACAGCTTTTTCCCAACGGGCCAACGCGGTCATCCGCGAGCCCGAGTTGCAAGCGCTCTGGAAAGAAACAAATTTGTACCACAAACTCTCGTCGCAAGCGAAAGAAGCCGGCGCCGAACGGTTCGTCTTGCACGATGGACCGCCCTACGCCAATGGCGATTTGCACTGCGGACACGCACTCAACAAAATTCTGAAGGATTTCATCAACCGCAAACAAATTCTCAACGGGAAACAGGTACACTACATTCCGGGTTGGGATTGCCACGGTTTGCCCATTGAACTCAAAGTCCTGCAGACCATGAAATCCAAAGAACGCGAGGCGCTTACACCGGTCACCTTGCGCGAAAAGGCGGCAGAATTCGCCAAAGAAACGGTAGAAAAACAAAGCGTGGCCTTTCAAAGATACGGAATCTTTGGCGACTTCGAGAAACCGTACTTGACCTTGCAGCCAGAGTTTGAAGCCGCACAAATTCGAGTCTTTGGAGAGATGTTCCAAAAAGGTTACATTTTTCGGGGTCGAAAACCGGTACACTGGTCGCCGTCGTCACGGACAGCTCTGGCGGAAGCCGAATTGGAGTATCCGGAAGGGCACGTATCTAAGAGTATTTATGTGGCCTTTAACGTTGATACCCCGTCGGAAGTCTTGGCGTCGTTTCATTCCACCGAAGAGCCACTCAAAGTGGCCATTTGGACCACCACACCGTGGACAATGCCGGCGAACATGGCCGTGGCCGTCAACCCAGAATTGAGCTACTCAGTCGTACAACACGAAAAGACAGGGAAACTGCTAGTTGCCACAGACTTGGCGTCAAGCTTGGCTCGCAAGTTTGATCTGCCAGAAGACGAAACCTTAGACATCCTCGCAACGTTTCCTGGAAAGGATCTCGTTGGTACCATCTACAAACACCCAATGTACGATCGAAAGTCTCCGGTACTGGCGGGTGGGGACTACATTACGACTGAATCGGGTACAGGTTTGGTACATACTGCTCCGGGTCATGGACAGGAGGATTACTTGACCGGTCTTAAGAACGGACTGGAGATTCTGAGCCCGGTGGATGATGTAGGAAAATTCACCATAGAAGCTGGCGAAAGATATGTTGGCATGCGTGTGCTCGCGGAAGGAAATTTGGCAATGATTGATGCATTGCAAGAAGCTGGCTCGCTGCTCAAAGCAGAAGATTACGGCCATAAATACCCTTACGATTGGCGAACCAAAAAGCCGACCATCTTCCGTGCGACCGACCAGTGGTTTGCCAGTGTGGCAGGTTTCCGGGACCAGGCTTTGGACGCCGTCGAAAAG GTCAAATGGGTCCCTGAGGTTGGAAAGAATCGTATTCGGTCCTTCGTCGATGGCCGTGGCGATTGGTGCATTTCTCGTCAACGGTCGTGGGGTGTCCCTATTCCCGTCTTCTACGACAAAGCAACTGGGAAAGAAGTCCTACTGAACAAAGATACTTTGGCACACGTTCAAACATTGTTTGCTGAGCACGGCAGCGACTGCTGGTGGAAGATGGATGAGAGCGAACTTCTTCCAGAGAAATTTCGTGCGGAAGCCGATAAGTGGCAGAAGGGAACCGATACAATGGATGTTTGGTTCGACTCCGGTTCGAGTTGGGCTGGTGTAGCCCAGTCACGCGACGAACTCGCATATCCGGCCGATATGTACCTGGAAGGAAGTGATCAGCACCGGGGCTGGTTTCAGAGTAGCTTGTTGACTAGTGTCGCAAACAACAATATTGCCCCGTACAAGACTGTCCTCACGCACGGGTTTGTTTTGGACGAAAAAGGTTTTAAAATGTCTAAATCTCTCGGGAATGTTGTCGATCCTTTGAAGGTTATCGAAGGAGGTAACAACAAAAAACAAGACCCAGCGTATGGGGCTGATGTGCTTCGTTTATGGGTTGCCAACAGCGACTACTCTGGTGATGTTTTGATTGGAGACAACATTATCAAGCAGACTTTCGATAGTTATCGCAAACTCCGAAACACTGCTCGCTATCTAATCGGAAACTTGGCCGATTTTGTGCCGAGCGACTCAACAGACAGCAACGCTGTAGCCTACGATGACCTTCCTTCCATGGACAAGTGGATGCTCGGGCGATTGAGCGCAGTGCTAAGAACTGTAAATGAAGCAATGGACGATTTCCAATACCAACGCGCAATTCAAGAGTTGCTTCGTTTTGCTTCAGCTGATCTCTCTAACTTCTACCTGGATGTTGCTAAGGATCGTCTCTATATCTCGGCAATGGATGATGCACGGCGACGAAGCTGTCAAACAGTTCTTTACGCGTGTTTAGAGGGGTTCACTAAGGCCATCTCGCCAATTTTACCACACATGGCGGAAGATATATGGCAAAATCTTCCCTACCAAAAATCGACGGATAGTGTCTTCGAAGGGGGCTGGCCGACAAATCTTATGTCATATGCAGAATTTGATTCTCAGACCTGGGATCTAGTCCGTTTGGTAAGAGACGATGTCAACAAGATGCTTGAGTCTGCTCGAAGTGACAAGCTTGTTGGAGCGTCCCTTGATGCGGCTGCCTACATATACGTTCCGGATTCTGAGAAGAAAGCAATCTTGGAGAAGCTTGTTGGAGATGCAAGCCTTGTCGCTCCACCAGTCAAGACCAATGGTGTGGATGAGCTTCGTACAGCTTTGATGCTGTCTCAAATCCATCTGGTTGAAAATGAAAACGATGTTAGAGAGGCCTGCGAAGACAAGTATGTGTCTTCCAGAGATACCTCGAGCGGCTGTATTGTCGGAGTGGGGAGGGCAGTTGGAACGAAATGTGCTCGTTGCTGGTTCTACGATGAGGAAGTTGGAAACCACAGTCTTACGTACGCGGACGTTTGTCAAAGATGCAATGAAGCCATTTCTAGTTGGGAAAAGAAGACTGGACAAGCTTTCGTGAAAccggaagaaacggaagctGAGCAACCTGTTGCATAA
- a CDS encoding predicted protein, whose protein sequence is MVSSTAVAAALLSTGLISLAPNLILLAFPRYTAGSGVHSHLLQLGQALAAGALLGDVFLHVLPHASATDPNVGAWILVGFSVFFAADLLIRSLEQQQYEPHHQSHSHHHGKADSKSNPLSKKESSHQIPDENDDDSSLSTTDIKVSTVLLNLAADALHNFSDGLAIGASFATLQQLNPQHQSGGTTNATSTVADSVLSMASLWASRGGLATLSVLFHEIPHELGDFCTLVKAGYSHKQAVAAQFLTAIAAFVGTVLALYLTSKNENNMDSWLGGENLVHLTAGGFIYLAATNILPDVLDERVSPSFRLAQLMAFGTGIAFLYMVALLEDHDHDHQHGSGHTHEKHVHYQHGSPFPMEDYYYQHPTLDAHHHHFQVSDFHKLHQHHHAHSEL, encoded by the coding sequence ATGGTATCTTCAACTGCTGTAGCGGCTGCTTTGCTCAGTACGGGTCTAATTAGTTTGGCTCCGAATCTCATTCTCTTGGCCTTTCCCCGTTACACTGCGGGAAGCGGTGTTCATTCGCACCTTCTGCAGTTGGGACAAGCGCTTGCCGCCGGTGCCTTGTTGGGAGATGTCTTTTTGCACGTCTTGCCACACGCGAGTGCCACGGATCCGAACGTCGGCGCTTGGATTCTTGTCGGATTCAGCGTTTTCTTTGCGGCTGATCTCCTCATTCGATCACTTGAGCAACAGCAATACGAACCTCACCATCAAAGTCATTCCCACCACCACGGCAAGGCAGACAGCAAAAGTAATCCCctttcaaaaaaagaatCCTCCCACCAAATTCctgacgaaaacgacgacgattcttCTTTGAGCACTACGGATATCAAAGTCTCCACGGTGCTGTTGAATTTAGCGGCCGATGCGCTGCACAACTTTTCCGACGGCCTCGCCATTGGAGCGAGTTTTGCCACGCTGCAACAACTGAATCCCCAGCATCAAAGTGGTGGCACCACAAATGCAACATCAACGGTTGCGGACAGCGTCCTTTCCATGGCTTCGCTTTGGGCCTCCCGCGGAGGATTGGCGACCCTGTCCGTGCTCTTTCACGAAATTCCTCACGAGCTGGGTGACTTTTGTACTTTGGTAAAGGCTGGCTACAGTCACAAACAAGCCGTAGCGGCACAGTTTCTCACTGCCATTGCAGCTTTTGTCGGGACCGTACTGGCACTCTATCTGACTAGCAAAAATGAGAACAATATGGACAGCTGGTTGGGTGGGGAAAATTTGGTGCATTTGACCGCCGGTGGCTTTATTTATCTAGCAGCGACCAATATTTTACCGGATGTTCTGGACGAACGGGTCTCTCCGTCCTTTCGTCTTGCGCAGTTGATGGCCTTTGGTACTGGTATTGCCTTCTTATACATGGTGGCCTTATTGGAAGATCACGATCACGATCATCAACACGGCTCGGGACATACACATGAAAAGCACGTTCACTATCAACACGGCTCTCCTTTTCCGATGGAGGATTATTATTATCAGCATCCAACTTTGGATGCCCATCACCATCATTTCCAGGTCTCGGATTTTCATAAACTGCATCAGCACCATCACGCGCACAGTGAACTATAG
- a CDS encoding predicted protein, with protein sequence MNQCCRLPGVLLQRSWRWVLVAATFVLFVDPLSVQGWIPNVPMFQRRAAFPRTTITTTSSPAAAAASIIRVSLSPTTTTGSPDPSQGSTLPPPSPSLEAWETWCVERMATWYHQALSIKCPFFRRRASDALDTMDEVLRFVIARHKSLDVTFVLGPPAGWRCDGDVQDKCLRMETEDLMTVLQADWQTDTNKGYYITGRLNTAVYRDDCLFDGPDPDMPVRGLRKYLNAASQLFDPRTSRATLLSLEEEKEDGVLVTNDVDKLPTRIVAKWEMRGILRLPWKPSLPTWTGTTTYVRDADGLIYQHLETWDMSVGEAFLRTLAPDVAARIWKE encoded by the coding sequence ATGAATCAATGCTGTCGACTACCGGGAGTGTTGTTACAACGCAGCTGGCGGTGGGTACTTGTTGCGGCGACGTTCGTCCTGTTTGTGGATCCTTTATCCGTCCAGGGATGGATTCCCAACGTCCCAATGTTCCAACGAAGAGCGGCTTTCCCGagaacaacaataacaacaacatcatcaccagctgctgctgcggctTCCATTATACGCGTATCGCTGTCACCGACTACCACCACCGGTAGTCCCGACCCATCCCAAGGATCAACCTTGCCTCCACCATCACCCTCGTTGGAAGCCTGGGAAACCTGGTGTGTGGAACGCATGGCAACCTGGTACCACCAAGCTCTCTCCATCAAGTGTCCCTTTTTCCGACGTCGGGCTTCCGATGCTCTCGATACCATGGACGAAGTCTTGCGTTTTGTTATTGCACGACACAAGTCTCTGGATGTCACCTTTGTGTTGGGACCTCCGGCCGGTTGGCGTTGTGACGGAGACGTCCAAGACAAGTGTTTACGAATGGAAACGGAGGACCTAATGACTGTCCTACAAGCGGATTGGCAGACCGACACCAACAAGGGATACTATATAACGGGACGGTTAAATACGGCAGTCTATCGGGACGACTGTCTCTTTGACGGACCGGATCCAGATATGCCTGTCCGCGGACTACGCAAGTACCTCAACGCCGCCTCGCAACTCTTTGATCCGCGCACGAGCCGGGCTACACTCCTATCATTggaggaagagaaagaagatgGAGTGCTAGTGACGAACGACGTCGACAAACTTCCGACCCGAATCGTAGCAAAGTGGGAAATGCGGGGTATTCTCCGGCTTCCCTGGAAGCCGTCGCTGCCAACCTGGACCGGAACCACCACCTACGTGCGAGATGCGGATGGTTTGATATACCAACACTTGGAAACATGGGACATGTCGGTTGGGGAGGCCTTTCTCAGAACCTTAGCACCGGACGTTGCGGCCCGTATATGGAAGGAGTGA